ACGGAACTAACCGCTCTGGACTTTGTTCTCATTGATCGCGCGAACACGCTACGacgtagttttgttttattaaaatttattcctGCCACAACACTTTGAGCATCCCGTAACGACGAACTGTAGCGCTTGGCGAGTAACGGAAGACTGGCGCGATCggatgaaaatgaatgaatatttCCTACCGAACCAACAACCAAAGCGACCAAAGCGGTCTCAGGATGGATGCGATCGTGGTTCGTGTGCTTCTTGCCGTCTTCGTGGAAGTAGGCGCACGCAATTTTGTGCGGGACGGCGCGAATTTTACTTTCAAattgaaggaaacaaaaacagtcgAAGGTGCGTTGAAAGGAGAATGATAATTGATTTTACTTTCATATACTCTCCTATGTATTTCGATTCTAAccaattattttcaaactaaAAGTTCTTGTTTCTGTGCTGATAACATTTCAACAATAAGAAACGTCAgcgtaataataaaatactttCGAATAGGTATATGGATAAAACGTGCAGCTTTATTGAATCATTGTTGATGAATCCGGAGTAAAAGAAATGTGAAAAGTGGACTTTTGGCGCATGTAGTACAACGCAACCTGGAACGAAAAGCACGTGGCGCGCAAACGTTACATTTTTCTCTAATGTCTGTTATGATTTGAACCGGAATTTTCATTATAAGAAGTAGTGAAAATataattgtaaaacatttgttcAAGAATGGAAATCTTTGAACAATATAACCGACGTATTCATACGGTCCGGTCTGTGTTCAAATCTCGTTTGGACCGTGCTGTTCAGCTAGCACGGTTTTCTTTAGATTAGCCTTGGTAAAAATTAACTAATGCAAGTAGGTGGAGTAAAAGATACCAAATTACCAATTTAATGTACACGAAATAGTAAAACTTTTGGTCAAATgtaataaaaccaaacaaaaaacgttcCAAATTGTTTCGATTCTCGAATTGTGCTAAAAACGCATGTCTGCACGTGTAAACAGGctttattaaacaaatgtcTGCCAACCGCCGCACAATAGGATTTTGGCAACACTGCCGTCATTGACGGGAGGAATGAAACGTCATGACTATGTTTATAAACGAGAGCGACGtcggaaaataattttcgttccattttcgtCTCACGGCTAGCGATTCACATTGCGTCCCGGATACGAAAAAAACATCGTCGTTTGCTTCCGCAAACCGTATAATGTGttctgaacgtgcggcaatcgtgcaacgaaaacaattgCCCATCCGTGCGAAGTAGCAAAACACATCCTCTCGACGGATTGGTGCACACCATCATCGAAATACCATTTCCATTAGGTTGATagcaaaaactaaacaaagtgaaagtgaaaagacAAAGCCAAAACAAAGTGAGTGTTGTGGTTTGGGGTATTAGAACAAAACGTGCGTACTGTTTGTTGTAATGTATGTGCTACTATTCGCTAATAGGAAATAATTAAGTATGTAGTTCGCTTACAGTGTCCTTTCGGTTACCAATCATTCCCCGAAGCCGCAAGGATTTACGGGGCAGCAGCCAAAGTGCAAAGTCGGTTAAGTGCTAGCGTTggtgaatggttttgtttcaataatgTTCTGTGATTGAGAACTGAATGTCCTGATCGAAAGGATACATTTTGCAGTGCCCTTTGACGCTTCCTgacaatgtttgtttgttgggcaGTAGCagtaaacagaaaacaaattgataGTACTTTACTTAGCTAAATGAACAGAATCTGCTCCATGGCGCATAGGATAGATTGAGCAAATTTCAGTAACTGATTCAATAAGCCAAAATAGGTTACACAATGAGCGGACGCCGCAAATAATAGCATAGCTGAAGTGTCAGGCACCGCAATGTAAACATGCGGATCGTGCATGCTGCAGATTTTCCACGAGAGAACTGTCAGTTGTGAATTGTCAAATTCGCATGAGAGCGACAGGGAGAGACGACACCGAAGAGGCAGGAGAAAGAGGACACAGAGAACACACGGAAACGGGTGGTGTGAGCGAAAACGAGAAAAACTGAAAAGTCTATCTAAAAAGCAGGGACTAAAAAGCAATCGAAGAGGCTTAAAGAAAACGCgtgaaaaaatgaatgatttgTGAAGAAAACGATCGTTCTTTCTGCGTCGCGTGTTCCAGTGTGAATGTAATATTGTCAGGGAAAGTTTGCCAAATGCTACGGCTGCGTAAAGGATAAAGTAATGCTTGGCAAATAGTGGCTACAAGGATTCTGtctctgttgttgttgctgttgcccgATTGCGCCTCTCCTGCAGACGGCGACGGCTCCTTCGcaaaatttatagcatttgCTTAAATTGTACTCTTGGTTCCATTGTTAGACGACCGCATTTACTAGGGGAACGTATTTGCTTCGCTAGTATTGCTGGAAGAACCAAAGCACGGCAAAATATCCGTCATGTGAAAACAACATCGCCAGCCAGTTGTAGCAGGCCCTAGAAAGCACTGATATACGACGGATTCCACACTTGCAGCTGTGCACTCTGGCCAATAGCAGCAACCCAACTGGACTATCAGTGAAATAAATGTAAGGATTTGCGGATAAAAAGGCTTGGTTTGGTACGTGTTTAGATGAAATCTTGAACAGTCACACCTGCGGGCAGGAGATCAAACAAAAGGTGTAAACAGATTTTTGGGAAGTACATTTAGGATGTTGAAGGACGATCTGCAAAGCTGTTGGGTGTAATTGTTCAATATTATTCATGGGTAAAAATGTTCGccagtagaaaaaaacacatcttttaATGGAAAAAACGTGCACGAtgtgaaagtttgtttttgtatcgAAGGTTTACTTTGGAGCACACATGTTTTACATGGCGTAGTTAAGGTAGCAAAACGGCACACGACCTTGCATGGACAGCGGCTAGGTGCGGGGTGTACGTGAAACAAACGGGACTATTTGACGGTGTTACTAAATGCATGATGCTCGTATTACTATTTTCCATttaagaatacaaaatcaaccTTGTTTCGTTTGCAGATTTCTTATGTAAGCAGTTCGATGTAGAAAACGCAAAGGTTCATACTGTACATTTGTATCCAAAGAGTGCGATTCCCTCAATCGGCATCTGGGTGAATGCATCAACAAACGGTAACGATCGGTGGCGGCAATAAGCACAATGCAAAagttagaaacaacagcatGCCAAGAAGCCGATGTAAGTTGACACAAAATGTAGCAATACTTGTACGGGATATACGTTATGCGATTGTATTGTGCATTATTGATCTCTCTTTTATCATTCTAGTTTATGCTAAATGATGCTTACTGCAAGCTAAGAAAATCACCTACGCGGCAGTCCTCCTTGCTCATCGATCCTCCGCCGCACTATCCGAATCTTCCCAGTCCAATACTTAATGACAGCACGCCACTGTTCAACACTTCGTCCTCCGGCAACAGTCCAAATCCCGCATCACCATCAACTACCTTCAGCGCTCTTAGTGCTGGCCATCACACCACTTCACCGCCGGCAACATTACTGGCCTCCCCGTCACCAGCGTCCTCACCTACCAGCAGGACGACGACGTCGACGACAACAACGGCTGCAACAACGACGGCAACAATCACACCGGCTACTACACCGACGGAAAATGCTTTGAAATCTTTCGGTAGCTCTTCTTCCGTCAATTTTAATCATCATCACGTGGAAAAGCGACTGGCATCTGATTCGACGTCCTGCTACGGAAGTCCttcgaaaaaaaccaaactttctGCCGCATCGTCAGCCTCCACATCGTCATCGTTGTACTCGTCATCGGCTGCGTCGTCGTGTAACGTCTTCACACCATCGCCATCATCGTCTTCCGTCCTTTATCGtcagcatcaccaccatcatcataacAGTGGGGGAGATGCAGGAAGCGGAGGAAGTAACATCAGTGGTAACGGTGGTACCATGCCTAGCTCGGTATTGCAACAAACGCAGCGGCTGGTCGATAGTCATTTGTGCTTCTCGCCACCAGCAAGTGGCACTACCGGGCATGGAGCGGCAAGTGAAAGTTTAAACATACATGACAAGCTCAGGGAATTGTTTCTGGAGCTGCTGGTGGAGGACTGTAGCGAAAGCGACAGACTTAGCTTAAGGAATACGTCTTTTCTGCTGGAAAAGCTAATACTGCGCGAACAGCTGAACACGCTAATAGTGAATCTGTACCCGGGCAACAAAGGATATTCGCTAGCATTTCGAATAGGATCGCAAGAGGAAGCGGGTCGAAATGtatgtaataattttaactttaCGTTCCGTGTCCCATATTTGGTACTGTTGCTTTTCATTTAGAAGTTATTATTAAATCCACGGCTTATGGTTTGTTCCCGTTTTGTTTTAGGTCTCGAAGAGTGGATCATCTGCAAATCTGACAGCCTTCTCGTCGATGGGCACGGGAGTTGGCCCACCGTCCACCTCCGGCAATGATTCCCTGACGTTAAACGCTACGTTAAACGATCTCAATAGTGAAAAGCTGCAGGAAACCATACAATGGCCATACGAGGAAGAAGATTTGCTAGACTCCATCGATCGAGAGGAGCTACCTTTGGTGTTAGTGGACATACTGGAGAGTAAGTGTCCTGCGTTGTTCTACTGCGGTTGTGTGGTGGCGGAGGTGCGCGATTATCGGCAATCGTTTCCTATTTTTACCTGTGATACTTTCCACGTGTTACTGAAACCCACCAATCAGGTGAGCAAACCCTTCCTCAACCTAGTGTGTAGGTGGCAGGTGGCGTACTTACGAGCTTTTATATGGTTTTAGACCTTGTTGGCCGATGTGAACATCCTAACGGCGGAAGGAGAATGGAGTGCTGAGGACAAGCTGGTGCTTGAAAGTCAGCTCGTACTGGCGACCGCGGAACCGCTTTGTCTCGATCCGAATCCGGAGGTCGGAACGATGTCTATCAACCAACATCACCGAAGGCAATTGCTCAACACCACACCCATTCGCCGGCAGGCTAAGAAGTTTTCTCAGATCGCAGTCAATCGCAAAAGGAAAACCGACCAATTCACACACAACTTCGGACTAGAGCTAAGCGATTTTCTTAACAAATTCCGGCAACGTCCACCTCGTCAACAAAGCGTGCGGCGTGGTGTGGTCAGCTTCACTCTACCGAAGAAGCCTTCCGAGGTGGTTCCAACCGTAAACTTGCCCAATCTGGAACTGCCCGAACTGGCGACACCTTCGGAGGTGAACGTGGAAAAGTACGCACGCAAGTATGAAGCTCCTAAAGAGAGCCGTGACTGCATACCGCAACTGATCGAGGAGTACATTCTTGAAACGGACCGCGTTGTAAACCGGGGCGACACACGCGTCTATCATATAAAGCTATCCATTTTTCAACGACCGTCGAATTCGGAGTATCTGGGCGAGTTGTACGTTGATCGGGACTATCGTGAGAATGAGCGAAATGGTGAGGCTTGCCAATTTTCACTAGGTACACGAGCACACGCCCACCGGTACATACAACAGTTTACGGAAATTTTCAccgaagaaggaagaaaatcgGTCAAAATTACCCATCTGGTTCCGGGACAGGTTCCCAAAGTGTTGCACACTGCTGGCATGCGCGAACAGAacgttcagcagcagcagcagcaacagcaacaacaacaattgcaacagcaacaattgcagcagcagcaacagcaacagcaacaacaacagcagcaattgcagcaacagcaacagcaacaattacagcaacagcatcatcaacagcaaatacagcaacaacaaacactgGTACAACAACAGATATCTCAGATACAACAACGACTACAATCTCATCCAACACAAGCGTTGCTTACCCGGTTGCAAGCGACCAACCCGGCCTTGGCATCACAGATTGCTACGGCAACGGGTGTTAACGGTAACATCACACTGAATGCAACGAATCCAAACACACTTCCTGGCAATCAATCACAGCAGGCGCCGCAAACAACATTAACCACCGCCCAGTCGACCGTACACCAGAATTTGTCCCATCAGCACCTTATCTCGACTACAACCACTGGTCCGAATATAATAAGCATTGGACCGGCGGTGGCTTCATCGACGACCCAGCCACAGCAGTCTCCCGTCCAGCAGTCACAGGCACCAGCACAGATTCACATACAACCGCAACATCTGATAGCATGTTCTggccaccagcagcagctgtTTAATACAAACCCCTGTGATACAAACAACGCTTCGACCAGTATCGTAGGCACTGGCGCAGGTTCGACATCGACCAACGTAGCAACCTCACAAGGTACGACTATTACACTGCAAACCCAGCCATCgtcacagcaacagcagcagatccAACAAAGTCAACCGTCACAGCAGCCTCTGAGCCTGAGCAATGGATCACTGTTGCTAGTGCAACATGGTGGGCAGATATCGAATCTAACAATGACGACCAATGCTGCAGGGCAGCAGCAATTACTAGCAACGTCTGCTGGTACGGGAACTGTTGGTAACAACGTCGGGAATGCAGTGAGCGGTGCACAAAGCTTCACCTTTGCTTCCGGTGGTGCTCGAACGCTTGGCAATACTGTACCACTGCTCGTGCGTCTCGACAACAGTAAGGTGTCGCGTGACGCTGCGGGCAATTTAATATCAACCATTTCGCAACAAACAACTCCCGCTGGACAAGTACAACTGCaagcgcaacaacaaaacgtgGTACaaattcagcagcagcaacaacaacagcaacaacaacaacagccgcAACAAGCGCAGCAATTGCAGAACTCATCTGGATCGATACATACGACGAATCCGGAAATAAAGGCTATTGCTATAAGCA
The DNA window shown above is from Anopheles funestus chromosome 3RL, idAnoFuneDA-416_04, whole genome shotgun sequence and carries:
- the LOC125771766 gene encoding putative mediator of RNA polymerase II transcription subunit 26, coding for MQKLETTACQEADFMLNDAYCKLRKSPTRQSSLLIDPPPHYPNLPSPILNDSTPLFNTSSSGNSPNPASPSTTFSALSAGHHTTSPPATLLASPSPASSPTSRTTTSTTTTAATTTATITPATTPTENALKSFGSSSSVNFNHHHVEKRLASDSTSCYGSPSKKTKLSAASSASTSSSLYSSSAASSCNVFTPSPSSSSVLYRQHHHHHHNSGGDAGSGGSNISGNGGTMPSSVLQQTQRLVDSHLCFSPPASGTTGHGAASESLNIHDKLRELFLELLVEDCSESDRLSLRNTSFLLEKLILREQLNTLIVNLYPGNKGYSLAFRIGSQEEAGRNVSKSGSSANLTAFSSMGTGVGPPSTSGNDSLTLNATLNDLNSEKLQETIQWPYEEEDLLDSIDREELPLVLVDILESKCPALFYCGCVVAEVRDYRQSFPIFTCDTFHVLLKPTNQTLLADVNILTAEGEWSAEDKLVLESQLVLATAEPLCLDPNPEVGTMSINQHHRRQLLNTTPIRRQAKKFSQIAVNRKRKTDQFTHNFGLELSDFLNKFRQRPPRQQSVRRGVVSFTLPKKPSEVVPTVNLPNLELPELATPSEVNVEKYARKYEAPKESRDCIPQLIEEYILETDRVVNRGDTRVYHIKLSIFQRPSNSEYLGELYVDRDYRENERNGEACQFSLGTRAHAHRYIQQFTEIFTEEGRKSVKITHLVPGQVPKVLHTAGMREQNVQQQQQQQQQQQLQQQQLQQQQQQQQQQQQQLQQQQQQQLQQQHHQQQIQQQQTLVQQQISQIQQRLQSHPTQALLTRLQATNPALASQIATATGVNGNITLNATNPNTLPGNQSQQAPQTTLTTAQSTVHQNLSHQHLISTTTTGPNIISIGPAVASSTTQPQQSPVQQSQAPAQIHIQPQHLIACSGHQQQLFNTNPCDTNNASTSIVGTGAGSTSTNVATSQGTTITLQTQPSSQQQQQIQQSQPSQQPLSLSNGSLLLVQHGGQISNLTMTTNAAGQQQLLATSAGTGTVGNNVGNAVSGAQSFTFASGGARTLGNTVPLLVRLDNSKVSRDAAGNLISTISQQTTPAGQVQLQAQQQNVVQIQQQQQQQQQQQQPQQAQQLQNSSGSIHTTNPEIKAIAISIMNSANQFTNRQQQQQQQQQSSAKSSSNAAILSLLNSAPAAMTNSPVLSSTLTLPAGKTVTELQQQQQQQQQQNQQQQQHTIHHLQTAGGGTAATISGSAAAALFNSVGGRKINIQQAQANQNRILNHANLITVSGGTGTSNHQTQIINIQASDLQQQQHQTGGQPSTQTVSQQQQQSQQAGNIRVTMSALATQLASPPAILTTSNLPQSFNVAAAVGATSGGNVTAVSTANAGTFSGGTGISTAGSKLIINNANQRVLNINANPGTATSTAAVVAAAFGGAIRRVSATGNTGAADGIQMQIQGLTASQSTSNLTGTGGNLAGISADSGLRRTVVPDQLQIQSIASPGSDHSNASSVSLTSNGGGGSNNTTGTVNGANANNIIFNNMSGLTALLANSATSAQVAQPTLATSISGSGDGTMQNTVSVVGATTVVGLGGMPNNANNSTNIASTNSSSNATVCGNSNANSALIERLTSSSSLNITNNSNLPAASPGLQFTIPSPKTPQQQSQAHMQIQSPAGSISPLSSPPPQVTIHPQQQPQHSQMQAQAGQQQQQQQSTTVNLQGLNFASLHGAMTSIPGLQNVQVQIPGLAQPISLSLSSTPAGGATGVLNNTTANTSLLVSVPVTNTTQVVNTINASGTSNILSGNSQTTQTVVLTNPQTSGSSLLSLPIAQIVASGVKGLGQQGIRTGTPLTVNTGQPGQQIQLLNFSQRSRTGQLPVVSCSGTTPITAKQLAARVAQHRQQMAGGSTLKIATPITGSHNAAQLSNNLNVTSNTTSNQLIMSTKQLQLKLQQQQHVQQQQQQQTQQIIASTSNQQPGTTQIHIQQQSQQAPQLLQQQQQQQQTQSQATQQINIINNTVMAPLSLSSPVSVTSTVVSQSAGGHQNINAITAAAASGKHRRRSAADMNK